One region of Ornithinibacter aureus genomic DNA includes:
- the smpB gene encoding SsrA-binding protein SmpB has protein sequence MAKETGRKLVASNRKARHDYLIEDTYEAGLVLMGTEVKALRMGRASLVDGWAGFDRDDELWLEGVHIPEYVNGTWNNHTPRRRRKLLLHRRELNKILQATRETGHTIVPLSLYFKDGRAKVELAVAKGKKNYDKRHALRERQDNREAARAMSARARGED, from the coding sequence GTGGCCAAGGAGACCGGACGAAAGCTCGTCGCGAGCAACCGCAAGGCCCGTCACGACTACCTCATCGAGGACACGTACGAGGCGGGCCTCGTCCTCATGGGCACGGAGGTCAAGGCGCTGCGGATGGGGCGCGCCTCGCTCGTCGACGGCTGGGCGGGCTTCGACCGCGACGACGAGCTGTGGCTCGAGGGCGTTCACATCCCCGAGTACGTCAACGGGACGTGGAACAACCACACGCCGCGCCGCCGCCGCAAGCTGCTGCTCCACCGGCGCGAGCTGAACAAGATCCTCCAGGCGACCCGCGAGACCGGGCACACGATCGTGCCGCTCTCGCTGTACTTCAAGGACGGCCGGGCCAAGGTCGAGCTGGCCGTGGCCAAGGGCAAGAAGAACTACGACAAGCGCCACGCCCTGCGCGAACGTCAGGACAATCGCGAGGCAGCCCGCGCCATGTCGGCCCGCGCCCGCGGCGAGGACTGA